A DNA window from Chryseobacterium sp. MEBOG06 contains the following coding sequences:
- a CDS encoding RHS repeat-associated core domain-containing protein yields the protein MYQYKGHLGNARVSFAKDSAGALEITDTNNYYAFGMNHIGGIKGLLGGYMNYKYNGKELQETGMYDYGARMYMPDLGRWGVVDPKGAEFPGWSPYSYSLNNPIRFIDPDGMAPNDIVFINNRGVEVHRIKSDTQFKTYIQESTNASNNPAQSTAGWKSVPMPNIIQHRPQSNEDVSGAAYQENDYQIAARTGYFNQAKNSGQLNLVTEGGNSIPTEATKGIPDLDPTLVKAVTVQESNAGTTGITDIMQANVPGDWSKMKSRYQLTKGEKTSETNSLYAGTRVLATKGFKGGVSVDSKTGKATYKFQGWAKAVEAYNGGGTAGYQKSVLQMQQESKKPKPSDY from the coding sequence ATTTATCAATACAAAGGCCACCTTGGAAATGCAAGAGTAAGCTTTGCCAAAGACAGCGCAGGCGCTCTTGAAATAACAGATACCAATAATTATTATGCATTTGGAATGAATCATATTGGAGGAATTAAAGGCTTGCTAGGAGGTTATATGAATTATAAGTACAACGGCAAGGAGTTGCAGGAGACGGGTATGTATGATTATGGGGCGAGAATGTATATGCCGGATTTGGGAAGATGGGGTGTTGTAGATCCAAAGGGAGCTGAGTTTCCGGGTTGGTCACCATATAGTTATAGTCTTAATAATCCTATTCGATTTATTGATCCTGATGGAATGGCGCCAAATGATATTGTATTTATTAATAATAGAGGTGTAGAAGTTCATCGTATTAAAAGTGACACTCAATTTAAAACATATATACAAGAATCTACAAATGCAAGTAATAACCCTGCCCAAAGCACTGCAGGCTGGAAGTCAGTTCCTATGCCTAATATAATTCAACATAGACCACAGTCTAATGAAGATGTATCTGGCGCAGCTTATCAGGAAAACGACTATCAAATTGCAGCAAGAACAGGCTATTTTAATCAGGCTAAAAATTCTGGACAATTAAATTTAGTAACTGAAGGAGGGAATTCTATTCCGACTGAAGCTACAAAGGGAATTCCTGACTTAGACCCTACTTTAGTTAAAGCTGTTACAGTTCAAGAATCGAATGCGGGTACAACAGGTATTACAGATATTATGCAGGCTAATGTTCCTGGAGATTGGTCTAAGATGAAAAGCCGTTACCAATTAACTAAAGGTGAAAAAACAAGCGAAACAAACTCTTTGTATGCGGGAACCAGAGTATTAGCTACAAAAGGATTTAAAGGAGGAGTTTCAGTTGATTCAAAAACAGGAAAAGCTACCTATAAATTTCAAGGATGGGCAAAAGCTGTAGAAGCATATAATGGTGGTGGAACAGCAGGTTATCAAAAAAGTGTCTTACAAATGCAACAAGAATCTAAAAAACCTAAACCCTCAGATTATTAA